The Esox lucius isolate fEsoLuc1 chromosome 5, fEsoLuc1.pri, whole genome shotgun sequence genome includes a region encoding these proteins:
- the b3gnt2b gene encoding N-acetyllactosaminide beta-1,3-N-acetylglucosaminyltransferase 2 — MAGLRRKLKVLLMFMMVNLFIFIVSRSGGPDKSEESKVLVPSKRFWSKLTPSQAFWNLQQQRLDFQGNPVLAYAYNNDSGNVDAIGPIPDWLNGTGPNSDPCQPDYSVTSHVADYNSLPVRLKDFLLYMRCRSYPLVVDQPDICRRTPGGESPYLLIAVKSLASHFDRRQAIRESWGRAGVLANKTVVTVFLLGNSTAVDHHPDLSEMLRYENARHRDILQWNYRDTFFNLTIKEVLFLDWMSTRCPGAQYIFKGDDDVFVNTLGVLDFLKGLSGSRAKDLFIGDVITNAGPHRDKKVKYFIPESLFLGVYPPYAGGGGYLFSGNLTGRLLWASRHVALYPIDDVYTGMCLRKLGLAPEKHKGFRTFGIEEKYRRNPCAYRSLLLVHSRTPQEMIQIWAWLNDTKLNCQ; from the exons GTGCTTGTACCTTCCAAGCGTTTCTGGTCAAAACTGACCCCTAGCCAGGCCTTCTGGAACCTTCAGCAACAGAGACTGGACTTTCAGGGGAACCCGGTCCTCGCCTACGCCTACAACAATGACTCCGGCAACGTGGACGCCATCGGACCAATCCCCGATTGGTTGAACGGCACCGGCCCGAACTCTGACCCCTGCCAGCCAGACTACAGTGTCACCTCTCACGTCGCGGACTACAACTCCCTGCCGGTCCGTCTGAAAGACTTCCTGCTCTACATGCGCTGTCGCTCGTACCCCCTGGTGGTGGACCAGCCCGATATCTGCCGGAGGACCCCGGGCGGGGAGTCGCCGTACCTACTGATAGCCGTGAAGTCCCTCGCCTCGCACTTTGACCGTCGCCAGGCCATCCGGGAGTCATGGGGCCGCGCCGGCGTCCTGGCCAACAAGACCGTGGTGACCGTGTTTCTGCTCGGCAACTCCACGGCCGTGGATCACCACCCGGACCTGTCTGAGATGCTGCGCTACGAGAACGCTCGCCACCGCGACATCCTCCAG TGGAACTATAGGGACACCTTCTTCAACCTGACCATTAAGGAGGTGCTCTTCCTGGACTGGATGAGCACACGCTGTCCTGGAGCTCAGTACATCTTTAAAGGGGACGATGATGTCTTTGTCAACACGCTGGGGGTCTTGGACTTCCTCAAGGGGCTCTCTGGCTCCCGGGCGAAGGACCTGTTCATCGGGGATGTCATCACCAACGCTGGGCCTCACCGAGACAAGAAGGTGAAGTACTTCATCCCGGAGAGTTTGTTTCTCGGCGTTTATCCACCGTATGCCGGTGGCGGGGGTTACCTGTTTTCCGGCAACCTGACCGGGCGGCTGCTCTGGGCCTCCCGGCACGTAGCGCTGTATCCCATCGACGACGTCTACACAGGGATGTGCCTCAGGAAGTTGGGTCTGGCGCCGGAGAAACACAAGGGCTTTAGGACGTTTGGCATCGAGGAGAAGTACCGGCGAAACCCTTGTGCCTACAGAAGCCTTCTGCTGGTCCACAGCCGAACACCGCAGGAGATGATCCAGATCTGGGCCTGGCTCAACGACACCAAATTGAACTGCCAGTAA